Proteins encoded in a region of the Sphingomonas sp. HMP9 genome:
- a CDS encoding BrnT family toxin, which translates to MFDFDPGKSAANAAKHGIDFVDAQALWRDDERIVIESAQRHVGEDRQLVIGRIDDRLWTAIITHRGMATRIISVRRARDYEELAYERARIR; encoded by the coding sequence ATGTTCGACTTCGATCCGGGCAAGAGCGCCGCCAACGCGGCAAAGCACGGTATCGATTTCGTCGATGCTCAAGCGTTGTGGCGAGACGATGAGCGAATTGTCATAGAGTCGGCGCAACGCCATGTGGGCGAAGACCGGCAATTGGTGATCGGTCGGATCGACGATCGTCTTTGGACGGCGATCATCACTCACCGCGGCATGGCGACCCGGATCATATCGGTCCGTCGCGCGAGGGATTATGAGGAGTTGGCTTATGAACGCGCCCGCATCCGTTAA
- a CDS encoding ClpP family protease, whose protein sequence is MTDTSPASNARNYPLLAAPHVHLHGPVDDAMYDNFKSQLAAAPAEGPLVVSITTLGGDPEVARAMGDNIRLLREYTGRETLFLGKVAVYSAGATFMSAFPVDSRFLTRGSRIMIHERQMQSTIQLNGPLNTLRYALEAKLNEIEDSINIQEEGFRALVEGSKVEIEALKAKAPSNWYIEAEEARDLGLILDII, encoded by the coding sequence ATGACCGACACATCCCCCGCTTCGAACGCCCGCAACTACCCGTTGCTCGCCGCTCCGCACGTCCACCTCCACGGCCCGGTCGACGACGCGATGTACGACAATTTCAAATCGCAGCTCGCCGCCGCGCCCGCCGAAGGCCCGCTCGTCGTGTCGATCACCACGCTCGGCGGCGATCCCGAGGTCGCGCGCGCGATGGGCGACAACATCCGCCTGCTCCGCGAATATACCGGCCGCGAGACGCTGTTCCTCGGCAAGGTCGCGGTCTATTCGGCGGGTGCGACGTTCATGTCCGCCTTCCCCGTCGACAGCCGCTTCCTCACCCGCGGCAGCCGCATCATGATCCACGAGCGCCAGATGCAGAGCACGATCCAGCTCAACGGCCCGCTCAACACGCTGCGCTACGCGCTCGAGGCCAAGCTCAACGAGATCGAGGATTCGATCAACATCCAGGAGGAGGGATTCCGCGCGCTGGTCGAGGGATCGAAGGTCGAGATCGAGGCCCTCAAGGCCAAGGCGCCGTCCAACTGGTATATCGAAGCCGAAGAGGCGCGCGATCTCGGGCTGATCCTCGACATCATCTGA
- a CDS encoding succinate dehydrogenase iron-sulfur subunit produces the protein MAEFSLPKNSVVEKGVKHASASGGKRLKSFKVYRYDPDSGENPRYDTFALDLDETGPMVLDALIKMKSEQDSSLTFRRSCREGICGSCSMNINGKNGLACTTAIEDCKGEVQITPLPHMDVIKDLVPDFTHFYAQYSSIKPWLQTVTPPPSGKERLQSPADRSKLDGLYECILCACCSTSCPSYWWNSDKFLGPAILLQAYRWLADSRDEMTGERLDELEDPFRLYRCHTIMNCANACPKGLNPAKAIAEIKKMEAERVV, from the coding sequence ATGGCCGAATTCTCGCTCCCGAAAAACAGCGTCGTCGAGAAGGGCGTCAAGCATGCGTCCGCGAGCGGGGGCAAGCGTCTGAAATCGTTCAAGGTCTATCGCTACGATCCGGACTCGGGCGAGAACCCGCGCTACGACACGTTCGCGCTTGATCTCGACGAGACCGGCCCGATGGTGCTCGACGCGCTGATCAAGATGAAGAGCGAGCAAGATTCCTCGCTCACCTTCCGCCGTTCGTGCCGCGAGGGGATTTGCGGCTCCTGCTCGATGAACATCAACGGCAAGAACGGCTTGGCCTGCACGACCGCGATCGAGGATTGCAAGGGCGAGGTCCAGATCACCCCGCTGCCGCACATGGACGTGATCAAGGACCTGGTACCTGATTTCACGCATTTCTACGCGCAATATTCGTCGATCAAGCCCTGGCTTCAAACCGTCACCCCGCCGCCCTCGGGCAAGGAGCGTCTCCAGTCGCCCGCGGACCGCTCGAAGCTCGACGGCCTGTACGAGTGCATCCTGTGCGCGTGTTGCTCGACGTCCTGCCCGAGCTATTGGTGGAACAGCGACAAGTTCCTCGGCCCGGCGATCCTGTTGCAGGCCTATCGCTGGCTCGCCGACAGCCGTGACGAGATGACCGGCGAGCGGCTCGACGAGCTCGAGGATCCGTTCCGCCTCTATCGCTGCCACACGATCATGAACTGCGCGAACGCGTGCCCCAAGGGTCTCAACCCTGCCAAGGCGATCGCCGAGATCAAGAAGATGGAAGCCGAACGGGTCGTCTGA
- a CDS encoding PaaI family thioesterase — protein sequence MTDKPHFIEAEDPANPGWRSWSLSDPTRFNTLLGPMLYRVDGHIVRVRITPEHRHSNLQNNVHGGALLAFIDVALFAAARGFGLITAGTAVTLDLSTQFIGGGKVGAPIEAQVEVLKETGRLLFLRGLVVQGDDEAKIAAFSATIRKPSKG from the coding sequence ATGACTGACAAACCCCACTTCATCGAAGCCGAAGACCCCGCCAACCCAGGCTGGCGCAGCTGGTCACTCTCCGACCCGACCCGCTTCAACACGCTCCTCGGCCCCATGCTCTACCGCGTCGACGGCCACATCGTCCGCGTCCGCATTACCCCCGAGCATCGCCACTCGAACCTCCAGAACAACGTCCACGGCGGCGCGCTCCTGGCCTTCATCGACGTCGCCTTGTTCGCGGCCGCGCGAGGCTTCGGCCTGATCACCGCCGGCACCGCGGTCACGCTCGATCTCAGCACGCAGTTCATCGGCGGCGGAAAGGTCGGCGCCCCGATCGAGGCGCAGGTCGAAGTGCTCAAGGAAACCGGCCGCCTCTTGTTCCTGCGGGGCCTCGTGGTGCAAGGCGACGACGAAGCCAAGATCGCCGCCTTCTCTGCGACGATCCGCAAGCCGTCCAAGGGCTGA
- the zapE gene encoding cell division protein ZapE, whose amino-acid sequence MTVIKAYDALIASGELRPDPEQAAAALRLNALATELAAPKATGFFARLTGKKPDPRGVYLWGGVGRGKSMLMDLFYENAAVEKKRRVHFGEFMLEVHARIAAERRKEIGDPIAPVAAAIADETRLLAFDEMMVTNSPDAMILSRLVTSLLDAGVTIVTTSNRPPSDLYKNGLNREHFLPFIATIEQRLDVLPLNGPVDYRRDRLGQQDTWLVPNGPEATAQLSAAFFRLTDFSTDDSEHVPAEDLIVQGRTLRVPKSLKGVAVFSFKKLCGEARGVADYLAIARKFHTIILVGIPKLGPDSRNEAARFVALIDALYEHKVKLLAAADAEPGDLYETGDGRFEFDRTISRLEEMRSEDYLAEGHI is encoded by the coding sequence ATGACCGTCATCAAAGCCTATGACGCGCTGATCGCCTCGGGCGAGCTCCGCCCCGACCCCGAACAGGCCGCCGCCGCCTTGCGCCTGAACGCGCTCGCCACCGAACTCGCCGCCCCCAAGGCGACCGGCTTCTTCGCCCGCCTCACCGGCAAAAAGCCCGATCCCCGCGGCGTCTATCTCTGGGGCGGCGTCGGTCGCGGCAAGTCGATGCTGATGGACCTGTTCTACGAGAACGCCGCGGTCGAGAAGAAGCGCCGCGTCCATTTCGGCGAGTTCATGCTCGAGGTTCACGCGCGCATCGCCGCCGAACGCCGCAAGGAGATCGGCGACCCGATCGCCCCCGTCGCCGCCGCGATCGCCGACGAAACGCGCCTGCTCGCGTTCGACGAGATGATGGTCACCAACAGCCCCGACGCGATGATCCTGTCGCGGCTCGTCACGTCGCTGCTCGACGCCGGTGTGACGATCGTCACCACCTCGAACCGCCCGCCGTCCGATCTCTACAAGAACGGCCTCAACCGCGAGCATTTCCTCCCCTTCATCGCGACGATCGAACAGCGTCTCGACGTGCTGCCCCTCAACGGCCCGGTCGATTACCGCCGCGACCGGCTCGGCCAGCAGGACACCTGGCTCGTCCCCAACGGTCCCGAGGCGACCGCGCAATTGTCCGCCGCGTTCTTCCGCCTCACCGATTTCTCGACCGACGACAGCGAGCACGTCCCCGCCGAGGACCTGATCGTCCAGGGGCGCACGCTCCGCGTCCCCAAGTCGCTCAAGGGCGTCGCGGTCTTCAGTTTCAAGAAGCTGTGCGGGGAGGCGAGGGGGGTGGCCGATTACCTCGCCATCGCGCGCAAATTCCACACGATCATCCTCGTCGGCATCCCCAAGCTCGGCCCCGACAGCCGCAACGAGGCCGCAAGGTTCGTGGCGCTGATCGACGCGCTGTACGAGCACAAGGTGAAGCTGCTCGCGGCGGCGGATGCCGAGCCCGGCGACCTCTACGAGACCGGCGACGGCCGCTTCGAATTCGACCGCACGATCAGTCGGCTGGAAGAGATGCGCTCCGAGGACTATCTGGCGGAAGGGCATATCTGA